DNA sequence from the Arcobacter sp. F155 genome:
ATTTTAGAAAAATAAATTTAAACCCTATATTAGAAAAAGAGTTTGAATCTTTCAATGAATACAAACTAAATATAGAAGTTCAAGAAGGTAGTGAACTTATTAGCTCTACAAATGAACTGATTAAAATAAACGAAAGATTAGAAACTAAGAATTATGAACTAAATATAAATGAAGATACAAACGAGCCAATTGTGATTGTACACAAACTAGAAGACGAAAATAGTATAAACACGAACTCTTTAAAAATAAATGTATCAAAAGATATAAAAGCTTCAGTTATTGAAGTGTTTATAAATGAAAAAGAGAATAACTTTTATAATGTTGTTAGAGAATTTAATATAAATGAAAATGCCCACTTAGAGTATTTAAAAATACAAGATATGAGTGAAAAAACATCTTTGATATTAAACTATATAAACAACTTAGAAGATGAAGCATCTATAAATCATACAAATTTTGAATTAGGAAAAGGTTTCGCCCTTAATATCTATGACTCAAATTTAGAAAAAGAGAATACTAAACTAAATATAAATGGTTATGTAAATCTTTTTGAAAAGGCTAACTCTTCTTCTATATTTAATACAAATCATATAGAAAAAAACAATGCAAGTCATATAAAATACAAACATATTTTACATGATAATTCAAAAGCAGTATTTGAAGCTATGTCAAAGGTAAATGAAAAAGCTTTATACTCAAAGGTTCATCAAAATACTGACACTATTTTATTAAGTGATGATGCAACTATTTTTGCAAAACCTCACTTAGAGATAAATATTGATGAATTAGAAGCAAGTCATGGGGCAACAACAGGTTCCCTAGACCAAGACCAACTTTTATATCTACAATCAAGGGGTATAGATGAAGCATTAGCTA
Encoded proteins:
- a CDS encoding SufD family Fe-S cluster assembly protein, with product MKLIDLKDIKFPTKKDEDFRKINLNPILEKEFESFNEYKLNIEVQEGSELISSTNELIKINERLETKNYELNINEDTNEPIVIVHKLEDENSINTNSLKINVSKDIKASVIEVFINEKENNFYNVVREFNINENAHLEYLKIQDMSEKTSLILNYINNLEDEASINHTNFELGKGFALNIYDSNLEKENTKLNINGYVNLFEKANSSSIFNTNHIEKNNASHIKYKHILHDNSKAVFEAMSKVNEKALYSKVHQNTDTILLSDDATIFAKPHLEINIDELEASHGATTGSLDQDQLLYLQSRGIDEALAKKMLLKAIENEILDTILDEKVKDFVINYERSSYV